The sequence CCGATCGCGGCCTTCCCAAATCACAATTTTGACATCAACTCGATAGCCATCTCCCAGGGTTTTGGGTGGGTTGCTGAATTGACCAATCACATTGACCCGTTGTTCTTCGATTCCCAAGGCGGATACTTTGGTAAAGGCCATGGGCTCCACTTGTTGCACGGAGGCTCGAATCGGTGGCTGATTTCCCTGGGTGACTAAAATGACATGACCGGGCTTGACCTTTTCGGCATCACTCGATAGGGTATCAATCACTAACTCCAGCTTGCTAATGTCCCCCAGAGACACAATGGGAGTGCCTTCTGCGACAAACTGTGCGCTCTTGCGATCGATCGATAAAACTTGGCCCGTAATCGGCGATCGAACGATGGTTTGGGCTGCATCCTCTTGCAGTCGATAGAGCTCTGCCTCCGCACTGGCAATTTTGGCATCATAGACTTGCAGTAAATAGTCAGGGTCGCTTTGCTCTTGCTGCAAGATTCCCAAGGCCGCTTGGGTCATTTTGATCTCCGAACTTGCCGCTGCAACGGCTAATTGGGCCGCTTCTAATTCTCTCTGCTGCGTAATCATGGCTAATTGAGAAGATTCCAGCGATTTCTGAGGAATTGCGCCTATGGCGGCTAGCGCTCGATCGCGTTGCCAATCGCGGGTCATCTGATCGAGTTGGGCTTGGGCCTGATTAACTCGGGCTTGCGCTTGCTGCTGCTTGGCTTGGGCGGCTTGAATTTGGGCTTGGGCTTGGGCGATCGCGGCGGCTTTGGGGCGTTGCGTTTTTACGCCATCCCGTTGGGCCTTCCACTCCTGCAATTGGCTTTGGATCTGCTGTACCGAGGTTGCTAACGAAAGGGGATCAAGTTTGGCAATGACGGCCCCGGCTGCCACCCGATCGCCCACGTCCAAGGCCACTCTTTGCAATCTACCGCTGACAGGGGCGGCGACAACAAAGCGATCGTGAATTCGCGTTTTACCCTCCGCATTCACCGTGACCTGTAAATCGCCGCGCTGAACAGTGGCCACCTGCACAACCACAGGCACCGGTTTGAGGGCATTGGCGATGATACCTACCCCGATCGTACCGACTGTCCCCCAGAGCAGCCCTTTGAGCCAATGTTTAGGCGGTGGCCAAGGCCAAGGGGGAGGCTGGTGCTTGGGGGCCTTGCCCAAGGGCTGGGCGGCGGGTGGCGTGGCTTGTTGATCTGGGAGGGGCGGCTGGGGTTTGGGTAAACGGATCATAGCTGGCAGTCTCCCTAGAGTGAAAGCGATGAATCAGGCGATCGGCGGTTGTGACCTTGCTTTACTAGATACCGAAAAAACTTGAGGGAAATGTGAAGGGGCGTGCCTGGTGGCCTCTGGTGGTGGCTTCACAAGATGCTCAAGATTTCTCTGTAGGGTAAGGGCAGCGCACGGTTAGCACGGTTGGATCAGATGGGTAGGGTGGTATGAAGAGCCTCGATCGAAAACTCATGCGCGATCTTTGGCGATTGCGGGGACAGGTGATTGCGATCGCGCTGATTGTCGCCTGCGGTTTGGCCAGTTTTGTGGCGATGACGGGCACCTATGAGGCATTACAACTCACACAAGCCAATTATTACGAACAATATCGGCTAGCCGATGTGTTTGCGTCGGTTAAACGCGCACCAGAGTCTTTGGTCTCAACCATTGCAGCCATTCCAGGCGTGGCCCAGGTGCAAACTCGCGTCGTGGCGGAGGTGAATCTGGATTTGCCCGATCGACGGGAACCCAGTTCCGCCCGCTTGATTTCAATTCCCGCTGAACAGCAACCGATTTTGAATGATTTATATTTACGGCAAGGGCGGTATATCGATCCCAGTCATCGCGATGAGGTGATTATCAGTGAAGCCTTTGCCCTCGCCAATCATCTCTCCTTGGGGGATGATTTAGGTGCTGTGATCAATGGGCGTTGGCAGACCTTACAGATTGTCGGCTTGGCGCTGTCGCCAGAATATATCTATGAGATTAAACCAGGTGCTGTATTTTCCGATAATCGCTATTTTGGCGTGATGTGGATGGAGCGCGACGCGATCGCCCAAGCCTTTGATATGAAGGGTGCATTTAACGACGTGGCAGTGAGTCTACTGCCCCAGGCGGTTCTAGAAGATGTGATGTTTCAATTAGATCAGGTGTTGGCGCAGTATGGCGGGATTACGGCGATCGCCCGCAAGGATCAGCTTTCCAATCGCTTTATTACTGAAGAAATCCGCCAGCTTTGGACCCATGCAGTCACGTTACCGACCATTTTCTTGGGGATTGGCGCTTTTTTGTTGCATATGGTGTTGACGCGACTCATCAGCACCCAACGGGAACAAATTGCCATTCTCAAGGCCTTTGGCTATAGCCATGGGGCGATCGGGTGGCATTTTCTCAAATTTGTTTTGGTGATTGTGGCGCTGGGAGTGGCGCTGGGAACGGGAGTCGGCATCTGGCTGGGCGGGGGGTTAATTAAACTCTATACCGAGTTCTATCGCTTTCCCGAACTCCAGTATCAATTGAGTCCACTACGACAGGTGCAAGGTGCATTAATTAGCGCTGGGGCAGCCACGATCGGCGCTTTAAGTGCTGTCCGCCATGTATTTGCCATGGCTCCGGCGGAAGCAATGCGCCCAGAACCCCCAGCCCAGTTCCATCGCACCTTGATGGAGCGATTGGGGCTACAGCGCTATTTATCGCCCGTTTGGCAAATTATTATTCGGAACCTGGAGCGTAAACCGATCCAATCCAGTTTATCTACGTTAGGTATTGCCGCAGCGATTATGCTACTGGTGGTCGGGCGATTTTCCATGGATGCGGTGAACTATATGATGGACGTACAGTTTGGCCTAATCCAACGCGATGATATAACCGTTATGTTTAACCAACTCCGTCCCACCAGTGTGGCCTATGATTTATTGCATTTGCCAGGAGTTTTGCAAACGGAAGGCTTTCGCAATGTGCCCGTCAAGCTCCGCGCCAACCACCGCAGTTATCAATTGGCCCTGACCGGATTAACCCCAGAAACAGAATTGCGGCAACTGGTCGATCGGCAATTAAAGACCGTCGCACTCCCCCTCGATGGCCTACTCCTGACCCAGGAATTAAGCAAAATCTTGGCCGTTCAACCGGGGGATATGGTAGTGGCCGAAATGCTGGAGGGGAATCGTGCCATTCGGACGGTGCCGATCGTGGGACTGGTGGATGAAATGTTAGGGTTATCTGCCTATATGGATTTGGGGGCACTGAATCGGTTGATGCAGGAGGGAAACGTGATTTCAGGGGCGATGCTCGCTGTGGATGCAGGCCAACTCGATCCGCTCTATCAAGCCCTCAAGCGAACCCCCATGATCGCCAGCGTGAATTTGCGACAAGCGACCTTGCAACGCTTTCAAGAAACGATCGCACAAAACCAAGCCATCATGAATACAATTCAAATTACGTTTTCCTGCATTATTGCTGCGGGGGTGATTTATAACACGGCTCGCATTGCGCTTTCTGAACGAAGTCGGGAACTAGCCACACTGCGCATTATCGGCTTTTCCCGTGCCCAAATTGCAGTGATTTTGCTGGGTGAGCAGGCGATGTTAACCTTACTGGCTATTCCGATCGGCTGTGGATTGGGCTATGGACTAGCTGGATTATTGAGTCTATCCCTGAGTAATGATTTATACCGTTTCCCATTAATTATTCAGCCTGCCAGTTATGTCTTTGCGCTGACGGTAGTGGCGATCGCAGCCATGTTCTCTGGTTGGATGGTATGGCGAAATTTGGAGCATTTAGATTTGATAGCGGTTTTGAAGACTCGGGAATAAGTTGATCGCAATCCCCGAAGCCATATGCATAGCTACTTGTTGCTAGGTTGCCTAAAGTTTACAACTATAAATCCATATAAAGTTTACAACTATAAATCCATATCATA is a genomic window of Alkalinema sp. FACHB-956 containing:
- a CDS encoding HlyD family efflux transporter periplasmic adaptor subunit, with the translated sequence MIRLPKPQPPLPDQQATPPAAQPLGKAPKHQPPPWPWPPPKHWLKGLLWGTVGTIGVGIIANALKPVPVVVQVATVQRGDLQVTVNAEGKTRIHDRFVVAAPVSGRLQRVALDVGDRVAAGAVIAKLDPLSLATSVQQIQSQLQEWKAQRDGVKTQRPKAAAIAQAQAQIQAAQAKQQQAQARVNQAQAQLDQMTRDWQRDRALAAIGAIPQKSLESSQLAMITQQRELEAAQLAVAAASSEIKMTQAALGILQQEQSDPDYLLQVYDAKIASAEAELYRLQEDAAQTIVRSPITGQVLSIDRKSAQFVAEGTPIVSLGDISKLELVIDTLSSDAEKVKPGHVILVTQGNQPPIRASVQQVEPMAFTKVSALGIEEQRVNVIGQFSNPPKTLGDGYRVDVKIVIWEGRDRLQVPLSALFRCQKNLADWCLFKVDGGKAQQQPVQIGQRNHLMAEVKQGLQLGDTVILHPTDSVKHGVLVQADMAK
- a CDS encoding FtsX-like permease family protein, which codes for MKSLDRKLMRDLWRLRGQVIAIALIVACGLASFVAMTGTYEALQLTQANYYEQYRLADVFASVKRAPESLVSTIAAIPGVAQVQTRVVAEVNLDLPDRREPSSARLISIPAEQQPILNDLYLRQGRYIDPSHRDEVIISEAFALANHLSLGDDLGAVINGRWQTLQIVGLALSPEYIYEIKPGAVFSDNRYFGVMWMERDAIAQAFDMKGAFNDVAVSLLPQAVLEDVMFQLDQVLAQYGGITAIARKDQLSNRFITEEIRQLWTHAVTLPTIFLGIGAFLLHMVLTRLISTQREQIAILKAFGYSHGAIGWHFLKFVLVIVALGVALGTGVGIWLGGGLIKLYTEFYRFPELQYQLSPLRQVQGALISAGAATIGALSAVRHVFAMAPAEAMRPEPPAQFHRTLMERLGLQRYLSPVWQIIIRNLERKPIQSSLSTLGIAAAIMLLVVGRFSMDAVNYMMDVQFGLIQRDDITVMFNQLRPTSVAYDLLHLPGVLQTEGFRNVPVKLRANHRSYQLALTGLTPETELRQLVDRQLKTVALPLDGLLLTQELSKILAVQPGDMVVAEMLEGNRAIRTVPIVGLVDEMLGLSAYMDLGALNRLMQEGNVISGAMLAVDAGQLDPLYQALKRTPMIASVNLRQATLQRFQETIAQNQAIMNTIQITFSCIIAAGVIYNTARIALSERSRELATLRIIGFSRAQIAVILLGEQAMLTLLAIPIGCGLGYGLAGLLSLSLSNDLYRFPLIIQPASYVFALTVVAIAAMFSGWMVWRNLEHLDLIAVLKTRE